The following coding sequences lie in one Komagataeibacter sucrofermentans DSM 15973 genomic window:
- the istA gene encoding IS21 family transposase translates to MELLSVIRRWHCRDHLPIREIERRTGLSRNTIRKYLRAQSIEPRFQVPERPSRLDPFADRLRGWLVLEAARPRKNRRTARRLHEDLVALGYDGSYGRVAAFIRQWKHEQRQARQTTGRGVFVPLCFQPGEAFQFDWGEDWAVIAGHRVKLQVAHTKLSFSRAFILRAYPLQTHEMLFDALTEAFRVLGGVPRRGIFDNMKTAVDRIGSGKARQVNLRFMALASHYLFEATFCNPAAGWEKGQIEKTVQDARRQIWQDLPAFPDLGALNAWLEARCLDCWERLQHAELPHSVSEVHASERPHLMIPGRPFDGFVEQTKRVSPTCLIQFEGNRYSVPASFANRPVSLRVYPDRLRIIAEGQVLCVHDRIITRSHGVPGRTVYDWRHYLAVIQRKPGALRNGAPFTELPAAFRTLQDQLLRRPGGDREMAEILALVLQHDEQAVLCAVELALEDGVATKTHVLNTLHRLIDAKRTVVPRLDAPQALVLAHEPCADTGRYDILRRDSRHAS, encoded by the coding sequence ATGGAGCTTCTGAGTGTGATCCGTCGGTGGCACTGCCGGGATCATCTTCCGATCCGCGAGATCGAACGCCGGACGGGACTGTCACGCAATACGATCCGGAAATATCTCCGGGCACAGAGTATTGAACCACGGTTTCAGGTTCCCGAACGTCCCAGCCGACTGGACCCGTTTGCTGACAGGCTGAGGGGATGGCTGGTCCTGGAAGCCGCTCGCCCCCGCAAGAACCGGCGCACGGCGCGACGACTGCATGAAGACCTTGTGGCGCTGGGTTATGATGGGTCCTACGGACGGGTGGCCGCTTTCATCCGGCAGTGGAAACACGAACAGCGCCAGGCACGCCAGACAACGGGTCGGGGTGTTTTCGTGCCCCTGTGCTTCCAGCCCGGGGAAGCCTTCCAGTTCGACTGGGGCGAGGACTGGGCGGTGATTGCCGGGCATCGCGTCAAGCTGCAGGTTGCCCACACCAAACTGTCCTTCAGCCGGGCCTTCATACTCAGGGCCTATCCCCTGCAGACCCACGAGATGCTTTTCGATGCGCTTACCGAGGCCTTCCGCGTGCTCGGTGGCGTGCCGCGGCGGGGTATTTTTGACAACATGAAGACCGCCGTGGACCGGATTGGGTCGGGCAAGGCACGTCAGGTCAATCTGCGCTTCATGGCCCTGGCCAGCCATTATCTGTTCGAGGCGACCTTCTGCAATCCGGCAGCCGGATGGGAGAAAGGGCAGATCGAGAAGACCGTGCAGGATGCCCGGCGCCAGATCTGGCAGGATCTGCCTGCCTTTCCTGATCTGGGGGCGCTGAACGCCTGGCTGGAAGCCCGCTGCCTGGACTGTTGGGAACGGCTGCAGCATGCTGAATTGCCGCACAGCGTCTCCGAGGTCCATGCCAGCGAACGTCCCCACCTCATGATCCCGGGGCGGCCCTTTGACGGGTTTGTCGAACAGACCAAGCGCGTCTCACCAACCTGCCTGATCCAGTTCGAAGGCAATCGCTACAGCGTGCCGGCCTCCTTTGCCAATCGTCCGGTCAGCCTGCGGGTTTATCCCGACAGGCTACGCATTATCGCCGAAGGGCAGGTTCTGTGCGTGCATGACCGGATCATCACGCGTTCGCATGGTGTGCCAGGCCGCACGGTGTATGACTGGCGGCATTATCTGGCGGTCATCCAGCGCAAACCGGGCGCCCTGCGCAATGGCGCGCCGTTTACCGAATTGCCAGCCGCCTTCCGGACCCTGCAGGATCAACTGCTCAGGCGGCCTGGAGGCGACCGGGAAATGGCTGAAATCCTGGCCCTTGTGCTGCAGCATGATGAGCAGGCTGTCCTCTGCGCGGTTGAACTGGCACTTGAAGACGGCGTGGCGACCAAGACCCATGTTCTCAATACGCTTCATCGCCTGATCGATGCCAAGAGAACCGTGGTTCCCCGGCTTGATGCCCCACAGGCCCTGGTGCTCGCACACGAACCGTGCGCCGATACAGGGCGGTATGACATCCTGCGAAGGGACAGCCGCCATGCGTCATGA
- the istB gene encoding IS21-like element helper ATPase IstB → MRHDPAAASLVVMLRGLRMYGMAQATADLIEQGAPAFEAAIPILSQLLKAELAEREVRSIAYQTKTARFPAYKDLSGFSFADTQVNEPMIRQLHGGDFIERAENVVLIGGPGTGKTHLATALAIQAITHHRKKARFWSTVDLVNALEQEKIANRAGQIADRLLRLDLVILDELGYLPFSASGGALLFHLLSRLYERTSVIITTNLSFSEWGDVFGDPKMTTALLDRLTHHCHILETGNDSYRFRASTAASKNKKDRSSS, encoded by the coding sequence ATGCGTCATGATCCTGCTGCTGCTTCACTTGTCGTCATGCTCCGTGGATTGCGGATGTATGGCATGGCCCAGGCCACGGCCGACCTCATCGAGCAGGGCGCGCCCGCCTTCGAGGCGGCCATCCCCATCCTCTCGCAGCTCCTGAAGGCGGAACTGGCCGAACGCGAAGTCCGCTCCATCGCCTACCAGACAAAGACCGCCCGGTTCCCCGCCTACAAGGACCTGTCCGGGTTCTCCTTTGCCGATACGCAGGTCAACGAGCCCATGATCCGCCAGCTCCATGGCGGGGACTTCATCGAGCGTGCTGAAAATGTCGTGCTGATCGGTGGCCCGGGAACCGGGAAAACCCACCTGGCGACCGCGCTGGCCATCCAGGCGATCACCCATCACCGCAAGAAGGCGCGCTTCTGGTCAACGGTCGACCTGGTCAATGCGCTCGAACAGGAAAAGATCGCCAACCGGGCCGGGCAGATTGCCGACAGGCTGCTCCGCCTGGATCTCGTGATCCTTGATGAACTCGGTTATCTCCCCTTCAGTGCATCAGGGGGCGCCCTGCTGTTCCATCTGCTCAGCCGCCTCTACGAGCGCACCAGTGTCATCATCACAACCAATCTCAGCTTCAGTGAATGGGGTGATGTCTTTGGTGACCCGAAGATGACGACGGCGCTCCTCGATCGGCTGACCCATCACTGTCATATCCTCGAGACAGGAAATGACAGCTACAGGTTCCGCGCCAGCACCGCCGCGTCAAAAAACAAAAAGGACAGATCCTCTTCTTGA